The DNA segment GCAAGCTGCACGCCTGCCATTGCGGCAAATGCCGTACTTGGGGTAGTGGTGCAAGTTTTACCTTGACGGCCAAAAAACCTGAAATTAGTGGCAGCGAACATATCGGTCGCTACCGCTCGTCCGAATGGGCGGAACGCTGTTTCTGCAAACAATGCGGCACGCACCTGTTTGTTCAGGTGGGCGACGATTATTACATCAATGCGGGATTATTTGCCGATAACGCCGATTTTGAGCTGGAAAGCCAAATTTTTATCGACTGCAAAGCACCGTATTACGATTTGGCCAACGATACGCCGAAACTGACC comes from the Neisseria dumasiana genome and includes:
- a CDS encoding GFA family protein is translated as MEAKCLCGAVSIKVEADRKLHACHCGKCRTWGSGASFTLTAKKPEISGSEHIGRYRSSEWAERCFCKQCGTHLFVQVGDDYYINAGLFADNADFELESQIFIDCKAPYYDLANDTPKLTEHEFLAMIGAEK